In Deltaproteobacteria bacterium GWA2_45_12, the following proteins share a genomic window:
- a CDS encoding transcriptional regulator — protein sequence MSRKSNVLTARKLFAANLRKFRTDQSLSQEKLAELAGLHRTYIGAVERAERNISIDNIERIARALNKTINDFFCTKGQ from the coding sequence ATGTCTAGGAAGTCGAATGTTTTAACTGCTCGAAAATTGTTTGCGGCAAATCTAAGAAAATTTCGCACCGATCAATCCCTTTCTCAAGAAAAACTTGCCGAACTAGCAGGTCTACACAGAACTTATATTGGTGCTGTTGAGAGAGCGGAACGTAATATTTCTATTGATAATATTGAACGTATAGCTCGCGCTTTGAATAAAACTATCAATGATTTCTTTTGCACTAAAGGACAATAA